Sequence from the Polypterus senegalus isolate Bchr_013 chromosome 3, ASM1683550v1, whole genome shotgun sequence genome:
TGAtcattactaaaataaaaaaatatgactaCGTGACACCTGTCCTAGAGTCCTTACGCTGGTTTCCAGTTAAGTTTAAGGCTTTTTTCCAAAACTTTCTTCGTACTTATGAAGATTTGAATTGCTTAGGCCATACTTACCTGAAGGAACATATAAATGCATGTATGTAGCGTAAATTACAATCAATCTCAAGCTGCTGATGTAATAAAGATTTCCAGGGATAAATGCTGCTGGTTCATGTTGAGTCTTAAGCTACGGTGTTCTGAAGCTGTGGGATGAGCTACCAAACTCATGTAAGAGAATGCCCCATTAGTCTCAGGTTTAAGACTCATTAGTTTAGCATTCCCTGATTAgagttgctaattaacttttctTAAAGCAGGTCTTTTTTTAGTCACTTGCACAATAAATACAACTGTTCGTACTCTTATGACCTTCCACTATTCTGTAACTCTACTCAGTATCCtgttgtggcacttggtgccactgttaCATTGTCATGCTAGATTTTGAGAGTCTTGGAATAAATGATTCATATAATTAATCTGATTTTTATCAGACTGactagcatatacagtatgtatataggATGCCTAGGACGATTTTTCCGACCAATTGGCCAGGGTCATCAGAACTGTGTCAGTTATATCCAAATGTGGAAACCCCCCCCGAGGATTTGTATTTTCTCCACAAATTCTCGTGTCTGGAATTTTTACTCCTTCAATATCAGCTGgccatatataatttataatgttGATTAATTTTATAATGCCCTGCtttgtatttaatgttgtttgtttgtagtactagggtgttgtacagtgttagccattatggatgtagtgaaaagtcaatcaaaatgaagccttttattggctaactaaaaagctttcaaggcaactctggccccttcttcaggcaagatgtaatcaatgtatctagttagccaatgaaaggtgtcattttgattgacttctcattataaaTGTTTAGTTTTATCAAATTGCAAATAATTGAAGTTTGTCCTCAAGCTCTAAGAATTTACTATGTACTTAGTGAAGTGAATTGAATTAATTTAGGAACCTTTTTTttaagtgtgttttatttatttataagtaaaGATaaggcaacaacaacatttatttatatagcacattttcatacaaacagtagctcaaagtgctaagGCAACAGCAACCCCTCACCCATAAATCAACATATCAATGCCACAAAaagaaattatccatccatcatccaaaccactatatcctaactactgggtcatgggggtctgctacagccagtctcagccaacacagggtgcaaggcaggaaacaaaacccaggcagggtgccagcccactgcagggcacacacaaacacaccaagcaaacactagggacaatttaggattgccaatgcacctaacctgcatgtctttggactgtgggaggaaacccacacagacacggggagaacatgtaaactccacgcagggaggacccgggaagcaaacccacgtctccttattgcgaggcggcagtgctacccactgcgccactgtgccacccacaaaGGAAATCATTCCATAAAATTACTATACTATTCATCAAAGGCACAATgaaaagaatggaagaaatgaatgaaatagaattctacaaaaaaagaaaaaaaactaggacAAATATACAATCTAAAACTAAtctaaaaaaaatgcagattttgaCCAGTCCAATTTAAAGTCTCCATTtcatctaaaaaaaaatctacatatttTGAGATGTAGGAAGAAAACCCACAAGGATATCACGGACTACACTACACACTACAGGTGGCTTCTGGGCTGGAATTTGAACCTAGGACAGCAATGCTAACTTCAGAGCAACTGTAGCTCATAAATTACCATTTATGTCACCATtgacataattaaataaacatgctCAGTTCTTGGTCCTTGGCAGTTAGGTGTTGTCACTCATTGTTCACCTCCCAGCTGAAGTCACTGAAGAGAGAGTATCCCAGTGTCCCTGTTTTAAGTTTGTAAAGCTCCAGTAAAGTCTGAACCTCCACAACATTTTCAGTTTTCCTTTTCCATTTCTTCCTCTTTGCAGATGTGATGGAGCCTATTGATTTTAACAGTCTGATGTTGTTCCAAGGCTTCTCGTCCCAAGAGAACACAAATTTCTCTAAGCTCTCTATGCTACCCCACTTGGCAGACCTTGTCAGCTACAGCATCCAGAAGGTGATTGGTTTTGCTAAGATGGTGCCTGGGTTCAGGTGAGAATATGTTCACTGTTCCTACTTTTGTACAGCTACTTAAAATTGGGGGAGAGACTGTTGTTGCGTGAAGATTTCCTAATCCTGCCTGCTTTACTCTAACGCTAACACTACAGCAACACATGTATCCCATACTAATTCTCCTCTTGCTTCTCCACAGAGATCTGACCCCCGATGACCAAATTGCCTTGCTTAAGTCAAGTGCCATTGAGATTATCATGCTCCGCTCCAATGAGTCCTTCAATTTGGATGACATGTCCTGGTCATGTGGAAGCCCTGACTACAAGTACTGTGTTAGTGATGTTAAGCAGGgtgagtgaattttgctttgtacatGGCCTGTTTAGAACAGGTGGTCTATGTATGGGAATATTGATTACTTCAGTTCTAACTGGACTGGAGGCAAAACTTTAAGCCACCTACCTGCAATATTGACCATTCACTGAATGTTTCTTACCTCAGCGGGACACACCATGGATCTGCTTGAGCCACTGGTTAAATTCCAGATTGGTCTAAAGAAACTTCATCTTCATGAAGAGGAACATGTTTTGCTGATGGCCATCTGCTTGCTATCACCAGGTAGAGAGCATCCTTGCAAATATTTGAGAAATAGCACAACACCCTTTTGTAAGATTTGCATTTTAGGGTAGCAAAGTGATGTTGTCTTTAGTTCTGCTTCCTCATCTTGAGTTTGATTGGCTCTTATatatcgcatagtgtgggagaggaccaatctcctcagtctgtcagtggagcagaacattgacagcagtctgtctctgaagctgctcctctgtctggagatgatcctgttcagtggatgcagtggattgtccatgattgacaggagcctgctcagtgcccgtcgctctgccacagatgtcaaactgtccagctccgtgcctacaatagagccttccttcctcaccagtttgtacaggcgtgaggcgtccctcttctttatgctgcctccccagcacaccactgcgtagaagagggcgctcgccacaaccgtctgattgaacatctgcagcatcttattgcagatgttgaaggacgccagccttcgaaggaagtatagtcggctctgtcctttcttacacagagcatcagtattggcagtccagtccaatttatcatccagctgcactcccagatatttataggtctgcaccctctgcacacggtcacctctgatgatcacggggtccatgtgATGATCACATGCAAACTGGACTCACAATGAATGAGCTCCTCCTCTGTAAGCCTGCCGATTGTGCTGAAACacagtaaaatttaaataaacaaaatgtttaaatgaagggTTAGGGTTTTAAATGAAGGAAAATGAAATAATGTCAAGTTCATTGTTCAtgttatgcattattttttttttcccccttagaTCGACCAGGTGTCCAAGATCGAAGCCGTATAGAATCCATACAAGACAGGCTGTCGGAGGTCCTCCAGGCCTATATCCGAATCAACCATCCTGGAGGCCGCCTCCTCTATGCCAAAATGATCCAGAAGCTTGCAGACTTGCGCAGCCTGAGTGAGGAGCATTCCAAGCAGTACCGTAGCCTGTCCTTCGAGCCAGAGCACAGCATGCAGCTTACGCCACTAGTGCTGGAGGTTTTTGGCAATGAAGTGTCTTAGTGTGAAGCTCCAGCAACTCAGGAAGAGCTTACTAAGCTCATTCATGCCATTGGGCTCTCAGCcccttgaaaaagaaaaagaaaaaaaaaaaacaactccttcCCTTCATTCCATGGCTTTTGCCACATGTCACTCTGCAGACTCAactacagttatttatttatttttggtttttttttttaagaaaagcttTATGAACTTGTTTTGAAGGTGCACCGAAGTAAACATACCCCTTCTTTGCCCTGTACACAAAAGGTCCTAAACCTAGATGATGCTTTCCCTATAGATCTCATTGAACTTCTAACAGACAGCAGTAATGAATCTTCAAAACTGAAACCGTTTCTCGAACTACAAGTAGACTGAGCCAAAGACTTCAACCACCGCACATGATGTATAAGAGGCTGTGAAAACCAAAGTGTCTTTTTGTGTCAAAATTAACACGGGTCTGGCCCATCCCCAGTAGCCACTAACAACCCAGTAGTTCCTTAAATTGTGTGGCTTCAGTCCTGTGATATGGCTGGTGGAGGTTTTCCTCCATCAGATGTGGCGTGGCTAATGCCCCCCGAACCCCTTTACCTTTGAACTGTCTTTGATTATTGTAAGTCAGACCCTTTTACCATTGTGAATGAACACTAATTCCTTAACCAGAGACAATCCGAGGGTTTGGGCTTCTGCCTATCCCACTttcttgtactttattttgtgttGCTCTTTACCTCCTGATAGAAATTGCACAACTTTGCTGTCTTTTAGCCATTCAGTGCTTATTTTCTTACCTTACTGATCAACTTGCACCTGCCCCCTTACCAAAATACTAACCCTACATGTCCTGATGGGTATGGAATTCCAGATGGCTTGAAGGAGATTCTTCTATTTCAGTAGATTTATTTTAATTGGTAAAAGAATTTGGGTCAAACTGGGATTGATGATCGTGTTTGGGAAGCTTTTTTCTCCTACATTTAGCCAGTGTATTTGGAGAAGAAATATCAGACGCTGTTTGTTCTGGATGTTCAgtactctcctcctcttcttgttAAATCAGGCCTATGAATACCCATCTCCCCCAACTCTCTTCAAAGGTAATAGAAAACTTTAATGGTTCGTATTAGACCCTCACCCTCAAACTGCCAAAGCTTATGAACCTCCATCCTTTAATACATTTGTCTAAAGTTTGAATGTTTAAACCTTTGAGAGAAGTGAGGGCtgattgtatttttaatgtatgCCCTTGCATTGCAAGAGAACAATGTGGGTTTTACGTGAAGGCCTGCAGATGTGTTCCCCCTCCATTGCTGGAGCAGGCAGGTTTCTTACTGTGCAGTGTGCAGATGCAACCAAGATGCTCCTGGCTTTGCTGCATATGGGCATCCATCACTATTAaggttattgtatttttttatctgCAGCTGTGCCTTTCGTGTCCAGTACGTGGCATATGTGTATATGCTTGTAACATTCTCAAAGGTCACGATAAACTTAATGTGCCTGCAGCTggacaattaaacacaaaaatcttcatttatttttagacTTCGAATGCTGGTTTCATTGCTTGCACTgcgtcatgttttttttttttttttaaagcttcacACATAGTGCCAGAAAGTCATCTTGCCTCATTGACTTTCATACAGAGAAAGCGTGAAAAGAAAAAACTCTGAGCCCGCCATCCTCAGTGACAGGTCATCAGTGATAATTAAGAAATGGACATGGAaaccatgcggtgggctggcgccctgcccggggtttgttttctgccttgcgccctgtgttgcctgggattggctccagcagaccctccatgaccctgtagttgggatatagcgggttggataatggatgaatggatggacaaggAAACCAAGACACTCACTCCTTACATCTGCTGGATGTTGCATTGTCAGTAAGATCTGAGACCTGTGCCTGATTATATCCCATTTGCATTAGGAAGGGTCCTCCTAATGTGTTTTGATGATATGTTTGGCTCCTTACTGCCCCTCACCataaccactcctcctcctcctcctcttctcaccccacttaaaaaaataaaattaaaaactgaattcctcatctctgaagaaaaaaaactgtgaaagcctttagagcaggggtgttgaactctgggcctggagtgtcgcagtggctacaggttttcattctaacccttttcctaatcactgaccagtttccactgctaattaacttcttttccctccattttaattgccattttttaagaagtcagccctctaaattgattcttttcttcattgaatggcagccaaacagaaatgagatgtgaaacgagccgacagatggccacctaaattggggcttcaaacacCAACCGATTTTCACTCCAACCaccttcttaatgagaagtcgattcttgctgttagttaaaCCCaatatttaattccacggcttgttgctgctctcattctgccacagtagacatttccaaaatgattttctgttttttctaagaacactggcaaaatgttttggtgacctgagagaccTTACCAGTACCACCacatttctttatgttcagatattgtgtgatgggcacaggtaagCTGGCCAcatggcggcttgttttgtgtctcagaattgtttggctgctaattaaagaaaaagaaacaacaaagaagcctgagtcaagttaattaaaattaaggcaaaagaatttaattagcagcaaaaacaggccactaatgaagaagatggttagaatgaaaaccctccaggactggagtttgacacccctaccTTAGAGCTAAACAAAGCTCATTCCTATGCAGCTGTCTCACTTATCTACGCTGCTATGTCTTAACCCGTGTCTTATGACCAAATAACGTAacttcatttacattttaattagtcacctacagtatataagctGTATTTTCATGGTTGCAGCATATCCTCACATTTGATGTAATTCCTGTCTCTCTCACTTGGTGTCTTTATCAAGCATCAATGGCTGTGATTTTGTTCAGTGTTGACTTACATCCTCTTCCTACATCTCATTAACTTGTGGGCCAAGCTAAGTATTTAACATCACATAACCTAACCTTCTCAAACATTATCCTAAAGACGATTTTGGTCATTTGTCAGGGACGTACTAAACTATGTAATTTTCAcctaattgtgtttttttatttacttgacaTTATAGCTTATTGGCACCTCATCTTACTGAATAGTTGCATAATTTTACTCAGATGGCGTACCAGATGTCATCTTACCTGCTTAAATAACTGGATCGTTTACTGATCACTGTGTCATTTCAACTTCTGAAAATTTTGCTCACGTGATATTAAGTTTGTAGATTATTGCATGTGCTGAATTGTCAAAAAGTCGAGATTCTTGTCTCATGTCTGCAGTATAACGAGATCCTCGCCTGCACATCTTCTGCAGACTAGTGACAGCGGATAGTGAATACAATGCCATACATTGGATAAGaagtcagaaaatcaatgtacGAAGCACACCCCAGCTCCATCCATGCAGTGGTCAGTATGTGCGGCTGCCAGAAATACCGTAGCTTTCACTACATGGCGTTATTGCCTATCAGTGTCATGATATAACTCATCTGTTTGACACCAAAAGTGATTTCCTAGCTGGATTAACAGTCTATATTTCAATATTTACTGTCTTCTTTAcctaattaactctttcagggctgatgtcgacttttgtcaaaaggaggagttgacgatgagGATcatctgtgacaaaaccaaccgttatgtctTAGTTGGAGTCTCGTTCctagaaagaaagttagctttgttggttttGTCCGAGGTTTCCTGCaccatgagtagcaaggcacaaaaaTGGCCCTGACGGACACCTGGCTAGAGATCAAAGCGGAAGCGTAAAACAGAATACTCCAGGGATGACGTTTTGCGtgttctctctgaactggactatgacttgttggactctgattttgatacaagtgatcgaagaCGAATGTGAGGTTCTGGCTTCAGCTGGTTgttccccagctaatcgtggtgctgaacaggttcaagtAGCTGACACACCTATGGCACTGTTCgactgggaggactgccacttaacaatgataagaggttaGAAACCAGTTTGCAATGCCCTGCGGAAGTGAccactgctgctgccccagccgcACGAagacaacccggcagcaagcctgtcacacattcttggcaaactggcagccgcagcatgCAACAAcaaacgttttatgttgatttctgtgtgaagccattgcttctcagaaaacaagaaatattCAGCCCACAAAGAGTTAATACTCATTGTGTGATGTCTGACAatagtgtgttttatttttttattttatatctcaCCATAGCAGATATTTCACACGCATCCTACACagtaatttaaacacttcagtttatatagtatagtatagtttcTATAGTGCCACCACTCCAAAGTCCCCTACAAGTGCATTCACTTACACATTACAGTTGTTCCTATATATTGTACTATTGGAGCCCAAGCAGGCTCAGTGCTATGCATCACAAAGTGAGCCAGGGATGAGGGTGACTTACAGTACAACTGCTCACCCACTAGACTGGCATTTTCATCCTTACTGGTGACTAATTATGGTTACTTGCCATTTTATCTCCTTGGTTTATAGTTTACCCAGACCATAACAACTTGTCTTCTATGAATGACTTGCTGTCTCATTTCCATTTCTTACTGCCTCCCTCTTACAAGTTGTGCAGTTAACGCACAGCGTTTCATGGTATTCTTCTCCAACATTATCTTCTtccagccagtttccctttagttATTGTTGGAAATTGAAATCTTTGGACATTGCGTAGCATTCTGTgttctgcttaatccaattcagggtcaccagGGCTGAGCCCATCCAGCAGGTCTATGTACACGAGCAGTTTAGTCATAAACACTTTTTACATCTAATGAGTGGTTTGGCTATTAGGGGGCAGAGgtgaacataacattctcaaactcgcTTGACTGAGTGACTATCGCCTATCCTGgcaccagggccggattaaggtggctgctattgatgctgcagcattaggcccagatgaaaacggATGAGAATATTCCGGAAGCTgatcagttttcctttgctatattaacctcaaaataattcttagaatgaaatttggagtccaactttcagacgcctagacacagcgttacttattatacagttactattgttctttgcgctgtgacgtaactataacgtcgttgtgtttattgttaattgAAGATTTcgagttaatgctatcaattttacgttaaacagttaaCTTAGTAGTTTAGCTGCATTTTTttcaatatcttggggattcttgccactttattattgttcggtaagtgccacgtagtaaatttttcaccttcaaagttagttgtacagtaaaaatcagtgggtatttaaatggttatctgtaaaggtaaaactaaaagctggcACGCAAGCcctgcgtggatgtttagaatttttaaaatccttgacgggattctggtctattatgaaatttaaatcgtggataAATTTTTACCCTCGAGaacctgaactgagtcactttgacccaatgtctctacaaattcattttttcttactctgtttcataagagaattgtgaaattttgtgtatttcattgttaggttttctgcattaagtgcacttttcagacaattgctattgaatgttgatgttacataatttgatgttaatctcgagttgttacgatactacgtcgttattattattcatggtcagtaaaggctggctggttgcgtcgcaagcaattaaggctccttggtcggtctgagtgcgcatgtatggTGAGTGTTGAATGCACATCCGCCAATGCTGAGAAGAAATAGGCCTTTTGTGCACTGAAGCaacaggcccaatttcgtcttaatccagTCCTGCCTGGCACGAGGCAGAAAAAAAGCCCCCAGATAGGACAGCCGTTCATCACAGGGCCTACTCATGCACATCACCACGGGAACAATTGGAAAGGCCACTTACCTTAAATCACACATCTTAGGGGCAGTTAAGAAAAGCACAGACATGGAGAACGAACAAACTGCAGAATGCTGGGTGTGTGAAGCGGCAGCACAAACCACCGCACTACCGTTTTTGCTtcagaatatttttcatttttaggtctcacttgtatttttctttattatacaCTAGGCCGGCTCCactccctgcttgcttcgctcacccaccaaTTTAaagagaattgttacatatgcattattttcacttttactttaaaactttagtaaaaacagtatttggaatgaacttttcttcaagatcgcattgaattttgattccgtgtttggacttgcattgtgaaaacacaacatataactgcccgtgagcgaatatcgtttctttctctctaataaaacgactttttgaatgtttgtccatgctctttcgtCTTCTCTTAGTcgttgacatgtcatctagaacgtatagaATTATTgccctgataaaatttataagacagcacaggaagtgtgtctgacaaaagcattcacacgactgagtggTTAGATGATTGTGGTCTTGTTTAAAAAATAGTTATAAGTACGCCGTggcttgaaagaatctcatgttaaaagtctccgtctcacgggacttcataccgcaccaacgtttttggaatcttttcattctcactGGCAACGCGAATTAGACgacctacaagtctctgacttaaagttcaaacccaaacaatatattcaatatcttttcactgttccgttatttcactcagtaataatttccatttgtttgcgctaatgcgatcttccctatcctttttttgagactttcgaattttagtaccgtacttccattatctctaacctgctctgcatgtgtaccacgctaacgtttttgaattctttacgacgttctactttgtcatctactctttgtcttttatttccggctctgGGCGTGtactcgtctcgtgggacgtatAAGCGACGCTCTGAGAAAATcgcgtctcgtctccttccaagatttttttttttttttgtatataatggAGAGAATTTTAGTCACATCCATCCTGACATGATCTTCTTTTGTGCAGCCTTGGGTTTGAGGGATATATTCCTGCTGCGGCGGTGTCACTTGTGCGCTAATTGATTAAAATGTCAGTTAAGAGGTTGTGGTGCTTCCCTGTCGTAATTGTGAATTTAATATTGGAGAAGACTAATCTCTGTCCAAGAAATAAGTATTTTCTAACAATCGTATGGCTGTACTTTAGCTTCTTCACCTCTGTAAATTCAGAGTTGCCCCTTTAGGAATCTTCTTTCCAGTCAGCTCGAGTCAGTTGTGTGGTATCTGACCGACATTTCAAACCTGTGTCATTTGTCCTGATCAGACGTACGTACATATTGGTCACTAAGTTGTGTCTGCTGGCGTATTCTCTCTGCCTTATTAAAACTTCTCGCTGGCCTCTTCACATGATTAGCTCTCTTCCTCACAGCATACTCTACTTACTGTACCTGCACACCTTGCTGCTGCATTTCGTCCACTTCTATCTAAACTGTTGTCTCACTGCCACATCATCTTCAGATGTTCTTGATACCGAATTCCCCTTTCAGTCCCTTAGGCTACCTCACGCCTTTCCACACATGACAACTCTCACCCATCTGTCTGTCCTCCCACATTAGCTCATTTCATGGACTTACCTGAATTTGATGTATTAATAACTATATAACCGAGCTTCTTGACAGTTTCATACACCACTACTCACCAGAGTGTTTTCTGGGCGCTGTATTGTAACAACGACTTTATCATCATCTTCATTTACGTTTTGGTTACCTGCTTGATGCTTCTATCCAAAATGACTTCTAGATAACACGGGAGCATAACTGTCTCTTTATCCTTAACTAGGTGTATTACCAGTTTATGTCGCTTAGGGTCACTGATACGTTTTTCTTAAAAGTTGAATAACTCGTCCACTAGGAGGCCAACCTGAATGTAACGTTCTCCAGCCGGCTTGATCCAGTTCAGGAAAACCCCATGCCAGCAGGATTGGGTgcgaggcaggaaccaaccctgtgtGGAGCCCAtcaattacccacaatcccacaggGCCTGTTCACAGTGGGCAAACACCATAACCTGAATGTTTTAGGAGTGTGGACGGGAACTCAACAAGGCAAACTGTTCACAGATGGGGCCTGGTGTGAGATGTgacctgtgagacagcagtgctgacCCCTATGCCACCCAGGGCTGAACAATTTTCTGTTGTTTGTGCCAAAACGTTATTCTGACGAGTTGTGCCCGCGGTGTGAATGTGAAGGAGGTTAATGTACGGACCCCTTCAGGGGGGATCATAGTGTTCCGACTTTACATCGGGGTGAGCAACGTCAATTCTGCATGGCCGCAGTGGCTAACCTTTTCCTTAATTGGTTACAAGGTTTTGCTGCTGGTTATCTTCATTTACTTGATTTGACCCTTCATTACGTCAGGGGTGTTGTTGGTCTGTGTTCCTTCAGGTAACAGTTGATTGTCAGAAGGTCCCCACTCATGGTGGATTTCACATCCTCAAGACTTGATGTCGCTTGTATCCTAACCCCCACAAAttgaactctttcagggctgatgtcggcTTTTGTCAAAatgaggagttgacgatggtcaTCAACTGTAAACTGACAAAACCAGCCGttgtgttttagttggactctcgttggtAGGAGGAAAGTTAGCTGCATTGATTTGACCAAGAATTCCTGCACTTGTGTAAGTAAcaaggcgcaaacaacggcaGAAATGGCCCTGACACTGGCTGAGACCAAAGCGGATGTGTAAAGCAA
This genomic interval carries:
- the LOC120524950 gene encoding vitamin D3 receptor A-like, coding for MAAISVTTSGITSTDEFDRNVPRICGVCGDKATGFHFNAMTCEGCKGFFRRSMKRKAMFTCPFNGNCTITKDNRRHCQACRLKRCVDIGMMKEFILTDEEVQRKKDMIMKRKEEEAQREALRPRLSEEQGRIIQVLLEAHHKTYDTSYSDFNQFRPPIRKGPVTRSATRASSAFSLQNLSSDESLDSFNLSPDVMEPIDFNSLMLFQGFSSQENTNFSKLSMLPHLADLVSYSIQKVIGFAKMVPGFRDLTPDDQIALLKSSAIEIIMLRSNESFNLDDMSWSCGSPDYKYCVSDVKQAGHTMDLLEPLVKFQIGLKKLHLHEEEHVLLMAICLLSPDRPGVQDRSRIESIQDRLSEVLQAYIRINHPGGRLLYAKMIQKLADLRSLSEEHSKQYRSLSFEPEHSMQLTPLVLEVFGNEVS